A single window of Nicotiana sylvestris chromosome 5, ASM39365v2, whole genome shotgun sequence DNA harbors:
- the LOC104215624 gene encoding laccase-12-like, whose translation MKAFNSIANPLSSFFFVCILLLLANAASAKIHYHNFVIQATPVKRLCKTHNTITVNGQFPGPTLEVNNGDTLVVNVVNKARYNVTIHWHGVRQMRTGWADGPEFVTQCPIRPGKSYTYRFTIQGQEGTLWWHAHSSWLRATVYGALIIHPKEGESYPFAKPKRETPIMLGEWWDANPMDVIRRATRTGAAPNVSDAYTINGQPGDLYKCSSQDTTIVPVDSGETNLLRVINAALNQQLFFSVANHKLTVVGADASYVKPFTTSVLMLGPGQTTDVLITADQQPARYYMAARAYASAQGNPFDNTTTTAILEYKTASCSSNCVKTNPVSPSLPAFNDTATATAFTTKFRSPRKVEVPTEIDENLFFTVGLGLNNCPRGARSRNCQGPNGTRFTASMNNVSFVLPSNYSLLQAHQQGIPGVFSTDFPANPPVKFDYTGNVSRSLWQPTRGTKLYKLKYGARVQVVLQGTSIFTAENHPIHLHGYDFYIIAEGFGNFNPKTDTAKFNLVDPPLRNTASVPVKGWAVIRFVADNPGVWLMHCHLDVHIGWGLAMAFIVENGVTQLESLEAPPVDLPVC comes from the exons ATGAAGGCTTTTAATAGTATTGCTAACCCTTTGAGTTCTTTCTTCTTTGTATGCATTTTGCTTCTCTTGGCAAATGCAGCATCTGCGAAAATTCACTACCATAATTTTGTT ATTCAAGCAACACCAGTGAAGAGGCTGTGCAAAACTCACAACACCATAACGGTGAACGGACAATTCCCTGGACCAACATTAGAAGTAAACAACGGGGATACTCTAGTTGTCAACGTTGTAAATAAAGCTCGATATAATGTCACGATTCACTG GCATGGGGTAAGGCAAATGAGAACAGGATGGGCGGATGGACCAGAATTTGTTACACAATGCCCAATTAGACCAGGAAAGAGTTACACTTACCGGTTTACAATTCAAGGACAGGAAGGGACTCTATGGTGGCACGCTCACAGCTCATGGCTCAGGGCTACGGTTTATGGAGCTCTAATTATCCATCCGAAAGAAGGAGAATCCTATCCATTTGCTAAGCCGAAAAGAGAAACACCAATTATGCTTG GTGAGTGGTGGGATGCAAACCCTATGGACGTTATAAGACGAGCTACAAGAACAGGAGCAGCTCCTAATGTATCTGATGCATACACCATCAATGGTCAACCAGGTGATCTCTACAAGTGTTCCAGCCAAG ATACCACCATAGTCCCTGTGGACTCGGGCGAAACCAACCTCCTCCGAGTTATCAACGCTGCACTCAACCAACAACTTTTCTTTTCCGTGGCCAACCACAAACTTACTGTTGTTGGAGCAGATGCCTCTTATGTTAAGCCCTTCACTACATCAGTCCTTATGCTCGGACCAGGCCAGACAACTGATGTCCTAATCACAGCTGATCAGCAACCAGCTAGATATTACATGGCAGCACGTGCCTACGCAAGCGCTCAAGGCAACCCCTTTGATAATACCACAACCACAGCAATCCTTGAGTACAAGACAGCTTCTTGTTCTTCCAATTGTGTCAAGACTAATCCAGTTTCCCCATCTTTACCAGCATTTAACGACACAGCCACAGCTACAGCCTTCACAACCAAATTCAGAAGCCCAAGAAAGGTCGAGGTACCCACTGAAATCGACGAAAATCTATTCTTCACAGTCGGGCTAGGACTCAACAACTGCCCAAGAGGCGCTCGCTCCAGAAACTGTCAAGGTCCGAATGGAACTCGATTCACAGCCAGTATGAACAATGTATCTTTTGTTCTACCATCCAACTATTCCCTTCTACAAGCACATCAGCAAGGCATACCTGGTGTTTTCTCAACTGATTTCCCAGCAAATCCTCCTGTAAAATTTGATTACACCGGTAATGTAAGCCGATCACTATGGCAACCTACTCGAGGAACGAAACTATACAAGTTGAAATATGGGGCAAGAGTGCAAGTTGTGTTACAGGGGACAAGTATCTTCACTGCTGAAAACCATCCAATTCATCTTCACGGATATGATTTTTACATCATTGCAGAGGGTTTTGGTAACTTTAATCCAAAAACAGATACAGCTAAATTCAACCTTGTTGATCCACCTCTCAGAAACACGGCCAGTGTACCCGTCAAAGGATGGGCGGTCATCAGATTTGTCGCAGACAATCCAG GAGTTTGGCTAATGCATTGTCACCTGGATGTTCACATTGGCTGGGGTTTGGCAATGGCGTTCATCGTCGAAAATGGAGTTACTCAATTGGAATCATTGGAGGCTCCTCCAGTAGATTTGCCTGTCTGTTAA